From Xylanibacter oryzae DSM 17970, a single genomic window includes:
- a CDS encoding carbohydrate porin, whose translation MRLLHIYISLVTMTSSVALYAQSGDTLKDERFSLHGQVTVISQYKPSFHATYSGANSLVSEAETERSLTTTLFLGVKLWNGGGFFMSPEISGGSGLSSSLGVGSSTNGEAYRVDSPAPSFELGRLYFTQIIPLSKQRTYQCDDINKLGGTIPTEYLALTIGKICVSDIFDANQYSHDPRTQFMSWGIMNNGAWDFAANTKGYTPSVVIEWIRPHDALRYGISLLPKVANGMEMNWHILKSSSNSIEYTHRYSLEGRKGAIRLFSFINWANMGNYEESLKLNPSSPNLYETEKSGRVKYGFGVNVEQEMNDFIGVFFRAGWNDGRNETWAFTEIDRTVSLGVSGNGSKWNRKADTFGVAHVVSGLSASHRDYLKAGGKGFELGDGGLNYGLENLSELYYSFALKDNLFLSGAYQFIINPGYNRNRGPVNVLSLRIHAVF comes from the coding sequence ATGAGATTACTACATATATATATATCACTTGTCACCATGACTTCTAGTGTCGCATTGTATGCGCAGTCTGGCGATACATTGAAAGACGAACGCTTTTCCCTGCACGGGCAAGTAACGGTAATATCGCAATATAAGCCCTCTTTTCATGCCACCTATTCAGGAGCAAACAGCCTCGTCTCTGAAGCAGAAACAGAACGTTCACTGACGACAACCCTCTTTTTGGGTGTCAAATTATGGAATGGGGGTGGCTTCTTTATGAGTCCCGAAATATCCGGCGGATCAGGATTGAGCAGCTCTTTGGGAGTAGGTTCATCTACTAACGGCGAAGCATACAGGGTAGATAGTCCGGCGCCTTCTTTTGAGTTGGGACGATTGTATTTCACCCAAATCATTCCATTGAGTAAGCAGCGTACTTACCAATGCGATGATATCAATAAATTAGGCGGAACAATTCCTACCGAATACCTAGCTTTGACAATAGGTAAGATCTGTGTGTCAGATATTTTTGATGCAAACCAATATAGTCATGATCCAAGAACTCAATTTATGAGTTGGGGAATTATGAACAATGGCGCTTGGGATTTTGCAGCAAACACCAAGGGCTATACTCCTAGTGTGGTGATAGAGTGGATTAGACCTCACGACGCATTACGTTATGGCATTTCGTTGCTTCCTAAAGTTGCCAATGGAATGGAAATGAATTGGCACATTCTAAAGTCTAGTTCCAATTCTATCGAATACACTCACCGTTATTCATTAGAGGGAAGAAAAGGAGCTATCAGATTGTTTTCCTTTATCAATTGGGCCAACATGGGAAATTACGAAGAAAGTCTGAAGTTGAATCCTTCTTCTCCCAATTTATATGAGACCGAAAAGTCCGGTAGAGTGAAATACGGTTTTGGTGTCAATGTAGAACAAGAAATGAATGACTTTATAGGAGTGTTTTTCAGAGCCGGATGGAACGACGGGCGCAATGAAACATGGGCCTTTACCGAAATAGACCGTACGGTGAGTCTCGGAGTTTCTGGCAATGGTAGTAAATGGAATCGCAAAGCCGATACGTTTGGGGTTGCGCATGTCGTTTCAGGATTGTCTGCTTCGCACCGTGATTATCTAAAGGCCGGTGGTAAGGGTTTCGAATTGGGTGATGGCGGTTTGAATTACGGCTTGGAGAATCTTTCAGAACTTTATTATTCTTTTGCCCTAAAAGATAATTTATTTCTATCGGGAGCATATCAGTTCATTATCAATCCTGGATATAATAGAAACAGAGGACCTGTGAACGTGTTGAGTTTAAGAATTCATGCCGTTTTTTAG
- a CDS encoding AAA family ATPase — MLTKFAVKNYRGFANKIEWDLSHPSSYSFNQNAIKDGVVKNGIVYGPNGSGKSNFCLAIFDIANHLSHKWKKPDYYVNYASAYGYQQPVEFEYTFKFGEDTVSYNYSKVTKELKGELVSENLLLNGKELLYKDTDTLRLADDFVLTDAAIENLKGSANNISIVNYLLGAVPLAKDHALLKLSAFVENMLFFRSLDNREFIGLKEGGSNIEEYIINNNYVDDFATFLDETSHQKFTFAKPVQGEKTIFCMIGDVKIPFLLVASTGTLNLELQYFWLKEMVNAPFVFIDEFDAFYHHELSYAICERLFKSENQVFVTTHDTFLLSNDLLRPDCFFILKDNNINAICDLTDKELRFGHNLEKLYRGGTFGL, encoded by the coding sequence ATGTTAACAAAATTTGCTGTTAAGAATTATCGCGGTTTCGCAAATAAGATCGAGTGGGACTTATCTCATCCGAGCAGTTATTCATTCAATCAGAATGCCATCAAAGATGGAGTTGTAAAGAATGGTATTGTTTACGGTCCTAATGGGTCAGGTAAGAGTAATTTCTGTTTGGCAATTTTTGATATAGCCAATCATCTTTCCCACAAATGGAAGAAGCCTGACTACTATGTGAATTATGCATCGGCTTATGGTTATCAGCAGCCTGTAGAATTTGAGTATACATTCAAGTTTGGCGAGGACACTGTGTCGTATAACTATTCGAAGGTAACAAAGGAACTGAAAGGTGAATTAGTAAGTGAGAATTTGTTGTTAAATGGGAAAGAGCTACTTTATAAGGATACAGACACCCTTCGATTGGCAGATGATTTTGTATTGACAGATGCTGCTATCGAGAACTTGAAGGGTAGTGCAAATAATATCTCTATAGTGAACTATCTGCTTGGTGCGGTTCCTCTGGCAAAGGATCATGCCCTACTGAAGCTTAGTGCTTTTGTAGAGAACATGCTGTTTTTCAGAAGTCTTGATAATCGTGAATTCATAGGACTAAAAGAGGGAGGCAGCAACATTGAAGAGTATATTATCAATAATAATTATGTTGATGATTTTGCCACTTTTTTAGATGAAACAAGCCACCAGAAGTTTACATTTGCAAAGCCTGTACAGGGTGAGAAGACGATCTTCTGTATGATTGGTGATGTTAAGATACCATTTCTCCTGGTTGCTTCAACAGGTACACTGAATCTGGAGTTGCAATATTTTTGGTTGAAAGAGATGGTGAATGCTCCATTCGTCTTTATTGATGAGTTTGATGCTTTTTACCATCACGAGTTGTCGTATGCTATCTGTGAACGTTTGTTCAAGAGCGAAAATCAAGTCTTTGTGACTACCCATGATACATTCTTACTCTCGAATGACCTTCTTCGTCCTGATTGTTTCTTTATACTGAAAGATAATAATATCAATGCTATTTGTGATTTGACAGATAAGGAGTTGCGTTTCGGACATAACTTAGAGAAATTGTATCGAGGGGGTACATTTGGCCTATGA
- a CDS encoding bifunctional DNA primase/helicase encodes MKEYKETKRGFLIVPKADFDLKHIKGDIARSTCPACRDDRGHPGDTSVKLNLKTGIGKCFHCGRTFILKEKCRTYNDRSRPVHKHDYKLPKCDDLKILHSPDIIAYLKSRKLDDEDLMMRMHVMEGVRNFKGLDFACMAFPAYDGKVAVNCMYRTVDKRLLQDSDCELIPWNIDAALGQTELFITEGRMDALSIAHCGYENVISVANGSNFEVCNFDRFKYSHLDHLKTIYIAGDMDTPGQKLRKNLALYFGESRCKIVEWSWPVGKEMEEVNDANECLIEGGKEAVKYCIDNAVDCPLSGVVTLTDVEDGMDDIRDNGLPDGKAIGLYELDNNMRFLEGQFIVLTGSPGTGKSTFADFIAVRLLVRFGWKCAVFSPEKRPIQEHYTEYASKLLGYNVHDKVNVHDGAYDRCKRYMDSNIFHIGGDIKKDMPTILHTAEQLIIKEDIKLLLIDPFAYIDLSHESGVTDYEKINENIRMLAEFATDKCICVILVAHPRKPVLLSSGKMAMPTLYDISGSSMFYNLCDTGIIMHKDDSINRIVVYVDKIRSQPRMGTVGHAAICFDPESGRYNICHADTSDAKMVRYIDYTINHKNWVPRTDAEQGTFNFEDDDDIPPVKGDDCPF; translated from the coding sequence ATGAAAGAATACAAGGAGACAAAGCGTGGATTTCTGATTGTACCCAAAGCTGACTTCGACTTAAAGCATATCAAGGGCGATATTGCCCGCAGTACGTGTCCTGCATGCCGTGATGATCGTGGTCATCCGGGCGATACCTCCGTCAAGCTGAATCTGAAGACAGGTATCGGTAAGTGCTTTCATTGCGGAAGGACGTTCATCCTCAAAGAGAAATGCCGAACCTATAACGACCGTTCACGGCCTGTGCACAAGCACGATTATAAGTTGCCTAAATGTGACGACCTCAAGATATTGCACTCGCCTGATATCATAGCCTATCTCAAGAGCCGTAAACTTGACGACGAGGACCTCATGATGAGGATGCATGTGATGGAGGGTGTGCGCAACTTTAAAGGCTTGGATTTTGCCTGCATGGCTTTCCCCGCATACGATGGCAAAGTGGCTGTAAACTGTATGTATCGCACTGTAGACAAACGGCTACTTCAGGACTCGGATTGCGAGCTGATACCATGGAATATTGATGCCGCCCTTGGGCAGACCGAACTGTTCATCACCGAGGGTCGTATGGACGCTCTGTCGATAGCACACTGCGGATATGAGAATGTGATAAGCGTAGCCAATGGGTCTAACTTTGAGGTCTGCAATTTTGACCGTTTCAAGTATTCGCATCTCGACCATTTGAAGACTATCTACATAGCCGGCGACATGGATACTCCGGGACAGAAACTACGTAAGAACCTTGCTCTATACTTCGGTGAGAGCCGTTGCAAAATCGTGGAGTGGAGCTGGCCTGTAGGGAAAGAAATGGAGGAGGTCAATGATGCCAATGAGTGTCTGATAGAGGGCGGTAAGGAAGCCGTGAAATACTGCATAGACAACGCGGTAGACTGTCCGCTGTCGGGTGTCGTTACTCTGACTGATGTAGAGGATGGCATGGATGATATCCGTGATAACGGACTGCCTGATGGCAAGGCGATCGGTCTCTATGAACTGGATAACAACATGCGGTTTCTTGAAGGGCAATTTATCGTCCTCACCGGTTCGCCCGGTACGGGTAAGAGTACTTTCGCCGACTTCATTGCTGTTCGCCTGTTGGTCAGATTTGGATGGAAATGTGCGGTATTCTCGCCTGAGAAAAGGCCTATACAGGAGCATTACACTGAGTATGCCTCAAAACTTTTGGGTTATAATGTGCATGATAAAGTGAATGTGCACGATGGGGCTTACGATCGGTGTAAGAGGTATATGGATAGTAATATCTTCCACATAGGCGGTGACATCAAGAAGGATATGCCGACGATACTGCATACGGCAGAGCAGTTGATCATCAAGGAGGATATCAAACTGTTGCTCATAGACCCGTTTGCGTATATCGACCTGAGCCATGAGAGTGGAGTTACCGACTATGAGAAGATAAACGAGAACATCAGGATGCTGGCCGAATTTGCCACCGACAAGTGTATCTGTGTAATACTGGTAGCGCATCCCCGCAAGCCTGTTCTGCTATCGAGCGGCAAGATGGCGATGCCCACACTGTACGACATCAGCGGCAGTTCGATGTTCTACAACCTCTGCGACACGGGTATCATCATGCACAAGGACGATTCGATAAACAGAATCGTGGTTTACGTAGACAAGATAAGGAGTCAGCCGAGGATGGGAACCGTAGGTCATGCAGCCATATGTTTCGACCCCGAAAGTGGCAGGTATAACATCTGTCATGCCGACACGAGTGATGCCAAGATGGTTAGGTATATCGACTATACGATCAATCACAAGAACTGGGTACCAAGGACTGATGCCGAACAGGGTACATTCAACTTTGAAGATGATGATGACATTCCGCCTGTCAAAGGGGATGACTGTCCATTTTAG
- a CDS encoding VapE domain-containing protein, translating to MGIRLDYLSKGERKIKGVSLDEVFELLHSGKYDKHCNNLRWKLRSAVNLERSATVEDADRLPIARFTISDEGEYTGYVMLSFKTHDEVQNDAIKKAAASLPQTLMCFTGSSGRSVKIIVTFTLPDGTLPQFESTDDSPYGNNSKYFHQHAYYMASKYYTAQLGIEPERKSPRIERGCRIGTDTDVYLNVKALPIVLEQPESSLTDSILHGDTRLHQLGTADALPYANNILPGYDNYQMAQTKFQYCYRNTIRKNMNDLDLFIMALAHECMKNGLSQEFAVKRLLHITPYSNYEMLVRGCFNNIYNVGKIGSDSAIPEPSVEMAQLRDFLKRRYKFRRNSITNQLEYIEEGMYMFDWSALTKEATNRIVIDALMEGIVIWDKDVKRFVESTYINDYDPVHEYLGALPDWDGKDRISELARRVPTANADWERNFHTWMLGMVAQWMGLNKIHGNAMVPLIIGAQGDGKSTFCKLILPEELRNYYTDRLDFANKNDAERALSRFCLINIDEYDSITKRQTAFLKHILQKTSVMSRQLYSSVIQDNARHSAFIATTNDMTPLTDPSGSRRYMCIRTTAKIDTRTPYNYPQIYAQLKAELQQGIRSWFDSEEESAIQLQNHDFEQYDIMQEVFNEVYRKPKHGENGEYLMVSTILHNLHLKYKSLKEDKSNYQKLGRYLMRQSFKHKKMNYGSVYYVKSN from the coding sequence ATGGGAATAAGATTAGACTATTTAAGCAAGGGCGAACGCAAAATAAAAGGCGTATCACTCGATGAAGTATTCGAACTGTTGCATTCGGGCAAATACGACAAACATTGTAACAATCTGAGGTGGAAACTACGCTCAGCAGTCAACTTAGAGCGTAGTGCCACTGTAGAAGATGCTGACAGATTGCCAATTGCAAGGTTTACAATCTCAGACGAAGGAGAATACACGGGATATGTAATGCTTAGTTTCAAGACTCACGACGAGGTACAGAATGATGCCATAAAAAAGGCGGCAGCATCTCTGCCACAGACGCTGATGTGCTTTACCGGCAGCAGCGGACGGTCTGTAAAAATCATAGTGACTTTTACACTGCCTGATGGCACATTACCTCAATTTGAATCAACAGACGACTCCCCTTATGGAAACAATTCTAAATATTTTCATCAGCATGCCTATTACATGGCTTCAAAATACTATACCGCCCAACTTGGTATCGAACCTGAACGCAAATCCCCACGCATCGAACGTGGTTGCCGCATTGGTACAGATACTGATGTATATCTAAATGTAAAGGCTCTGCCGATAGTGCTTGAGCAACCGGAGTCGTCGCTCACGGATAGTATTCTTCATGGTGATACGAGATTGCATCAGTTGGGTACTGCCGATGCCTTGCCATATGCCAACAATATACTACCCGGATATGATAATTATCAGATGGCGCAGACTAAATTTCAGTATTGCTACCGCAACACCATACGGAAAAATATGAATGACCTGGATCTCTTTATAATGGCCCTCGCCCACGAATGCATGAAGAACGGTTTGTCGCAGGAATTCGCGGTAAAGCGTCTCCTCCATATCACCCCTTACAGCAACTACGAGATGCTGGTGCGCGGATGCTTCAACAACATCTATAACGTAGGCAAAATAGGCAGCGACTCGGCCATCCCCGAACCATCCGTCGAGATGGCTCAGCTGCGTGATTTCCTCAAACGAAGATATAAATTCAGACGAAACAGCATTACCAACCAACTGGAATATATCGAAGAGGGCATGTATATGTTCGACTGGTCGGCACTCACCAAAGAGGCTACCAACCGCATCGTGATAGATGCCTTGATGGAGGGCATCGTAATCTGGGATAAAGACGTAAAGCGTTTTGTAGAATCCACCTACATCAACGATTATGACCCAGTACACGAATATCTCGGTGCTCTGCCGGATTGGGACGGAAAGGACAGAATCAGCGAACTGGCCCGAAGGGTGCCAACAGCTAATGCAGACTGGGAGCGAAACTTCCATACATGGATGCTCGGCATGGTGGCTCAATGGATGGGTCTGAACAAGATACACGGTAACGCAATGGTGCCTCTCATCATTGGTGCACAGGGCGACGGCAAGTCGACGTTTTGTAAACTCATCCTGCCCGAGGAGCTACGCAATTATTACACAGACCGACTGGACTTTGCCAATAAGAACGACGCCGAGAGGGCCCTGAGCCGCTTCTGTCTGATAAACATAGATGAGTACGACAGCATTACCAAGCGCCAGACGGCATTCTTGAAGCATATCTTGCAGAAGACATCGGTAATGAGCCGCCAACTTTACTCATCTGTCATCCAAGACAACGCCCGCCACTCGGCATTCATAGCCACGACAAACGACATGACCCCACTGACCGATCCCTCAGGTTCACGTAGATATATGTGTATCCGTACCACGGCCAAGATAGATACCCGTACGCCATACAATTATCCACAGATCTATGCGCAGCTCAAGGCAGAGCTGCAGCAAGGTATCAGGAGTTGGTTTGACAGCGAAGAGGAGAGCGCCATCCAGCTTCAGAATCATGACTTCGAGCAGTATGACATTATGCAGGAGGTGTTCAACGAGGTGTACCGCAAGCCCAAGCATGGTGAGAATGGCGAATACTTGATGGTGAGCACCATTCTGCACAACTTGCATCTAAAGTACAAGAGTCTGAAAGAAGATAAATCGAACTATCAGAAATTAGGCAGATATCTGATGCGTCAGAGTTTCAAACACAAGAAGATGAATTACGGATCAGTGTATTACGTAAAATCAAATTAA
- a CDS encoding DJ-1/PfpI family protein has product MKNEVLFVLLNDYADYEPAYISGSINCDKFGKKANPKYVTKVVAPTMDLVRSCGGFNTMPDYSFDNMPEDYAALILIGGFSWMTDEAKRVAPIVKDAISKGIIVGGICNGASFLAQNGFLNNIKHTGNGLDELKRWGGDNYTNAAGYQNVQAVSDKGVVTANGTASLEFAVELMKVLKIDTEENIAVYYQFMHLGFCDFMKMMA; this is encoded by the coding sequence ATGAAAAATGAAGTTTTATTCGTTCTGTTGAACGATTACGCTGATTATGAACCAGCTTATATTTCCGGTTCAATCAATTGTGATAAGTTTGGAAAGAAAGCGAATCCCAAATATGTAACAAAAGTTGTTGCACCGACGATGGATTTGGTCCGTTCTTGCGGTGGTTTTAATACGATGCCAGACTATTCTTTTGATAATATGCCAGAAGATTATGCTGCCCTTATTCTTATAGGAGGATTTAGTTGGATGACGGATGAAGCTAAGCGAGTTGCACCTATTGTGAAAGACGCTATTTCGAAAGGCATAATAGTAGGTGGTATCTGCAATGGTGCTTCTTTTCTGGCACAGAATGGCTTTCTTAATAATATAAAGCATACAGGGAATGGACTTGACGAATTGAAACGCTGGGGCGGGGATAACTATACGAACGCTGCTGGGTATCAGAACGTTCAGGCCGTTAGCGATAAAGGTGTTGTGACTGCTAATGGTACAGCATCACTGGAGTTTGCTGTTGAGTTAATGAAGGTGTTGAAAATCGATACAGAAGAAAATATTGCCGTATATTACCAGTTTATGCATCTAGGCTTTTGTGATTTTATGAAGATGATGGCATAA
- a CDS encoding ORF6N domain-containing protein, producing the protein MNENKNNKAEIQPVANCDQMAIEKSIGSFILTIRGQQVILDRDLASLYKVETGRINEQVKRNIKRFPADFMFQLNDDEFQNLKSQFAISNWGGVRKLPYAFTEQGIAMLSSVLRSDVAIEVNIRIMRAFVSMRHFIAGNAQVFKRLEDIEYHQKESDKRIEEIFQKFDVKESVNQGIFYDGQVFDAYVFVSDLIKKAKTSIVLIDNYIDESVLTMLDKRERNVAATIYTGKISRQLQLDITRHNAQYPPITVNEFRNSHDRFLIIDDEVYHIGASIKDLGKKWFGFALMRDITAMEIINRINGVH; encoded by the coding sequence ATGAACGAAAACAAAAATAACAAAGCAGAAATCCAACCAGTTGCAAATTGTGACCAGATGGCAATAGAAAAGTCTATTGGGTCTTTTATATTGACAATTAGAGGACAACAAGTCATATTGGATAGAGATTTAGCTTCATTATATAAAGTAGAAACAGGCCGCATTAATGAACAAGTAAAAAGAAATATAAAGCGATTCCCTGCTGACTTTATGTTTCAGCTTAATGATGATGAGTTCCAAAACTTGAAATCGCAATTTGCGATATCAAACTGGGGTGGCGTTCGTAAACTGCCTTATGCCTTCACCGAGCAAGGCATCGCTATGCTAAGTAGTGTACTTCGCTCAGATGTAGCAATAGAAGTAAACATCCGTATCATGCGTGCTTTTGTATCCATGCGTCATTTTATAGCAGGTAATGCACAAGTATTCAAGCGACTTGAAGACATTGAATACCATCAAAAGGAATCGGATAAACGAATTGAAGAGATTTTTCAGAAATTCGATGTAAAAGAATCTGTTAATCAAGGTATATTCTATGACGGTCAAGTCTTTGATGCCTATGTATTTGTATCAGACTTAATTAAGAAAGCGAAGACTTCTATCGTCTTAATTGATAACTATATAGATGAGTCGGTCTTGACAATGTTAGATAAAAGGGAAAGAAATGTAGCTGCTACTATTTATACAGGCAAAATCAGCCGCCAACTTCAATTGGATATAACCCGCCACAACGCTCAATATCCGCCCATCACCGTCAATGAGTTCCGTAATTCACACGACCGTTTTTTAATCATTGATGATGAAGTCTATCATATCGGAGCATCTATCAAGGATTTAGGGAAAAAGTGGTTTGGCTTTGCACTGATGCGAGATATAACAGCAATGGAAATCATTAACCGTATAAATGGAGTACACTAA
- a CDS encoding thioesterase family protein, producing MKQTEKRLEYTKTFTVNETITAKMMGSGDMLVLATPAMVAMMENTAMNAVAELLDDGETTVGSMINTTHVRPSAIGAEITVTATLVAVDGRKLTFDVMAKDGENMIGQGEHVRFVVDKERFLKKLG from the coding sequence ATGAAACAAACAGAAAAAAGACTTGAGTATACAAAGACATTTACAGTAAACGAAACCATTACAGCTAAGATGATGGGTTCTGGCGATATGCTTGTGCTGGCTACGCCTGCTATGGTGGCAATGATGGAGAATACCGCTATGAATGCCGTTGCTGAACTTCTGGATGATGGCGAAACAACTGTTGGCAGCATGATAAATACTACGCATGTGCGCCCCTCGGCTATTGGTGCTGAAATCACAGTGACAGCTACGCTGGTAGCAGTTGACGGCCGTAAACTTACATTCGATGTAATGGCAAAGGACGGAGAGAATATGATAGGTCAGGGCGAACATGTAAGATTCGTTGTTGACAAAGAGAGGTTCTTGAAAAAGTTGGGATAG
- a CDS encoding D-Ala-D-Ala carboxypeptidase family metallohydrolase has product MDKLDIHQLLSEHFMLSEFIRSHTADNLHINNTPDEGIIENLRKLCTCILEPTRIMLKESIIVTSGYRCKLLNKRVGGAGKSQHLSGKAADLHIRSKEYAVKLWQILMTNNHVDQLLWEHDHRGSEWIHVSYSDHPRHFIDQNFKANATINKTLD; this is encoded by the coding sequence ATGGATAAATTGGATATTCATCAATTACTATCAGAACATTTTATGTTGTCTGAATTCATCAGGTCGCATACAGCGGATAACCTGCACATCAACAACACCCCGGATGAGGGTATCATCGAAAATCTTAGAAAACTATGCACCTGCATATTGGAGCCTACACGTATCATGCTGAAAGAGTCTATCATAGTGACTTCAGGTTATCGCTGTAAGTTGCTCAACAAGCGTGTGGGCGGTGCAGGCAAGAGTCAGCACCTGTCGGGCAAGGCTGCCGACCTGCATATACGCAGCAAGGAGTATGCCGTGAAACTGTGGCAGATACTAATGACCAACAATCATGTAGACCAGTTGCTATGGGAGCACGACCACCGTGGCAGTGAGTGGATACACGTGAGCTACTCAGACCACCCAAGGCACTTTATAGACCAGAACTTCAAGGCAAACGCCACAATAAATAAAACACTAGATTAA
- a CDS encoding DUF4373 domain-containing protein, with translation MKKKRSGYIQISRKLMESKGVYELRRAEKAEGLGVFMMIVFELAKYEDAIGNEETLLIISMLAHKKKSYVWHIIKDFGLFDVEGEHFQCRLLQKTFNIETILGDTPSGGESTVNERPLNGESTTLYKVRAEARRSQIQNTRIQNTKNIGTGVPIRTTTSTTDFHELIEDIFRSPDWLEKIEQRMALCICSNKMIREFVKRSFIDEIEMNGCYDDGEPFTISRAKRYFVNWIRPGKAPREELNKKINNMLRFNVEQAKRKAGKPFDGYGTIDSKGRRRGPHGEIVPMDAPACMDDMMEWNNKTQCWE, from the coding sequence ATGAAAAAGAAAAGATCAGGCTACATTCAGATAAGTCGCAAACTTATGGAAAGCAAAGGAGTATACGAACTAAGACGCGCCGAAAAGGCAGAGGGCCTAGGTGTATTTATGATGATAGTTTTCGAACTGGCAAAGTATGAAGACGCTATCGGTAATGAAGAAACCCTGCTGATAATATCAATGCTGGCACACAAGAAGAAATCGTACGTATGGCATATCATCAAAGACTTCGGACTTTTTGATGTAGAGGGCGAACATTTCCAGTGCCGACTGCTACAAAAAACATTCAATATTGAGACCATTCTTGGTGACACGCCGTCCGGTGGTGAATCAACGGTGAATGAACGGCCACTCAATGGTGAATCAACGACGCTCTATAAGGTACGCGCAGAGGCGCGCAGATCTCAGATACAAAATACAAGAATACAAAATACAAAGAATATTGGTACTGGTGTACCAATAAGAACCACTACCAGCACCACAGATTTTCATGAATTAATAGAAGATATTTTCCGTTCACCGGATTGGCTTGAGAAGATAGAACAGCGAATGGCTCTTTGCATATGCTCCAACAAAATGATCAGAGAATTTGTAAAACGCAGTTTTATTGATGAGATAGAGATGAACGGATGTTACGATGACGGCGAACCGTTTACCATATCACGTGCCAAGCGCTACTTCGTGAACTGGATACGTCCGGGCAAGGCTCCACGTGAGGAACTGAACAAGAAGATTAACAATATGCTCCGCTTCAATGTAGAGCAGGCTAAGAGAAAGGCCGGCAAACCGTTTGACGGCTACGGCACGATAGATTCGAAGGGGCGGCGCAGAGGGCCACACGGTGAGATTGTACCGATGGATGCACCTGCCTGTATGGACGACATGATGGAATGGAACAACAAAACGCAATGCTGGGAGTAG